A window from Peromyscus eremicus chromosome 1, PerEre_H2_v1, whole genome shotgun sequence encodes these proteins:
- the Sbk1 gene encoding serine/threonine-protein kinase SBK1, translating into MSMGCPEPEPLHSLPCCGPGAAPVPGAGVPLLTEDMQALTLRTLAASDVTKHYELVRELGKGTYGKVDLVAYKGTGTKMALKFVNKSKTKLKNFLREVSITNSLSSSPFIIKVFDVVFETEECYVFAQEYAPAGDLFDIIPPQVGLPEDTVKRCVQQLGLALDFMHSRQLVHRDIKPENVLLFDRECRRVKLADFGMTRRVGCRVKRVSGTIPYTAPEVCQAGRADGFAVDTGVDVWAFGVLIFCVLTGNFPWEAASGADAFFEEFVRWQRGRLPGLPSQWRRFTEPALRMFQRLLALEPERRGPAKEVFRFLKHELTSELRRRPSHRARKPPGDRLPGPLRLEAPAPLKRTVLTESGSGSRSSPPSVVPVPVPVPVPVPEAGLAPPAPPGRTDSRADKSKGQVVLATAIEICV; encoded by the exons ATGAGCATGGGCTGCCCTGAGCCTGAACCACTCCACTCCCTGCCTTGCTGTGGGCCGGGGGCCGCCCCTGTCCCAGGAGCAGGTGTGCCCCTCCTCACAGAGGACATGCAGGCGCTGACACTACGCACACTGGCTGCCAGCGATGTTACCAAGCACTACGAGCTTGTCCGGGAGCTGGGCAAAGGGACCTATGGGAAGGTGGACCTGGTGGCTTACAAGGGCACAG GCACCAAAATGGCCCTGAAATTTGTGAATAAGAGCAAGACAAAGCTGAAGAATTTCCTGCGTGAGGTGAGCATCACCAACAGTCTGTCATCCAGCCCCTTCATCATCAAGGTCTTTGATGTGGTCTTCGAGACTGAGGAATGCTATGTCTTTGCCCAGGAGTACGCGCCTGCTGGGGACCTGTTTGACATCATCCCTCCCCAG GTGGGGCTCCCCGAGGACACGGTGAAGCGCTGTGTGCAGCAGCTGGGGCTGGCTCTGGACTTCATGCACAGCAGGCAGCTGGTGCACCGCGACATCAAGCCTGAGAACGTGCTGCTGTTTGACCGAGAGTGCCGCCGTGTGAAGCTGGCCGACTTCGGCATGACGCGGCGCGTGGGCTGCCGCGTGAAGCGAGTGAGCGGTACTATACCCTACACAGCGCCCGAGGTGTGCCAGGCGGGCCGTGCCGATGGCTTCGCGGTGGACACGGGCGTGGATGTGTGGGCTTTCGGCGTGCTTATCTTCTGTGTGCTCACCGGCAACTTCCCGTGGGAGGCCGCGTCGGGCGCCGACGCCTTCTTCGAGGAGTTCGTGCGCTGGCAGCGGGGCCGCCTGCCGGGGCTGCCATCACAGTGGCGCCGCTTCACCGAGCCTGCGCTGCGCATGTTCCAGCGGCTGCTAGCTCTGGAGCCCGAGCGGCGCGGGCCCGCCAAGGAGGTCTTCCGCTTCCTCAAGCACGAGCTCACGTCTGAGCTGCGGCGGCGGCCATCGCACCGCGCGCGCAAGCCGCCCGGAGACCGCCTGCCCGGGCCCCTGCGCCTCGAGGCTCCTGCACCGCTCAAGCGCACCGTGCTCACCGAGAGTGGCAGCGGCTCGCGGTCTTCGCCACCCAGCGTGGTGCCTGTGCCCGTGCCTGTGCCCGTGCCCGTGCCCGAGGCTGGTCTGGCTCCGCCCGCACCCCCGGGCAGGACCGACAGCCGTGCAGACAAGAGCAAAGGGCAGGTGGTGCTGGCCACGGCCATCGAGATCTGCGTCTGA